The Flavobacterium jumunjinense genome includes a region encoding these proteins:
- a CDS encoding tetratricopeptide repeat-containing sensor histidine kinase, with translation MIKVRLFILTIFFFYTSFLFSQKDIDSLFYSSIKTIVKKYPKEHNIQKASLFFYQKNWDSTLVYSMKQLVIPNQKINLENYCHFLRGFSFKQKKLFKESKKEFYLISPEFHLYHIVRLLLGEIALEKKEFKEAINYFKEIEFLNDSKLLFIKKHTVTHNLGLCYLHLEEFDKAEFYLLESVRLQEQQKDSLMLVGSYGDIATLYYDQYRDNLAIPFFEKAYQLSKKTKDFQLKQNTALNMAVVEENRKDFPKALAYRKEFEQWKDSLNDQNKVWEVAQLEKQFAVKEKQKEVSLLQAENKIKIAERNGLFYSALVLLLLLGTGFYFYREKIKTNKIIVAQKETLDELNATKDKLFSIVSHDLRSSVNAMKTSNTKLRENLTTKNLDEIDALLHQNNTIANSTYNLLDNLLHWALLQTKQSYFEIISMRLFFIVEQVAFNYQPLLLEKNIQFENTVSKKDLIYADQESLKIILRNFLDNAIKFSNENGTIKIYSQNMDDNYCNLIIEDNGKGMTETTRTNLLKETTLLAKKENENTIGTGLGMQLCKSMIQKNKGKLDIESGLGKGTKIIVSLSKTVPNEQH, from the coding sequence ATGATTAAAGTAAGACTATTTATATTGACAATATTTTTTTTTTATACTTCATTTCTTTTTTCTCAAAAAGACATTGATAGTTTATTTTATTCTTCCATAAAAACAATAGTAAAAAAGTACCCAAAAGAGCATAATATTCAAAAAGCTTCTTTGTTTTTTTATCAAAAAAATTGGGATTCGACTCTAGTATATTCAATGAAACAGCTAGTGATTCCTAATCAAAAAATAAATTTAGAAAATTATTGCCATTTTCTAAGAGGATTTAGTTTTAAGCAGAAGAAGCTCTTTAAAGAAAGCAAAAAAGAATTTTATTTAATATCACCTGAATTTCACCTTTATCATATTGTTAGATTACTTTTAGGTGAAATTGCTTTAGAGAAAAAAGAGTTTAAAGAAGCTATTAATTATTTTAAAGAAATTGAATTTTTGAATGATAGTAAGCTTCTGTTTATAAAAAAACACACAGTTACACATAATTTAGGTTTATGTTATTTACACTTAGAAGAATTTGATAAAGCAGAATTCTATTTACTTGAAAGTGTAAGACTCCAAGAACAACAAAAAGATTCTTTAATGCTTGTTGGTTCTTACGGAGATATTGCTACTTTATACTACGATCAATATAGAGACAATCTTGCTATTCCTTTTTTTGAAAAAGCATATCAGCTGTCTAAAAAAACAAAAGATTTTCAGTTAAAACAGAATACAGCTCTCAACATGGCTGTTGTGGAAGAAAATCGTAAAGATTTTCCGAAAGCATTAGCCTATAGGAAGGAATTTGAGCAATGGAAAGACTCTTTGAACGATCAGAATAAAGTTTGGGAAGTTGCACAATTAGAAAAACAATTCGCAGTTAAAGAGAAACAAAAAGAAGTAAGTCTGCTACAAGCGGAAAACAAAATAAAAATAGCCGAAAGAAATGGATTGTTCTATTCTGCTTTAGTTTTACTTTTACTACTTGGAACAGGTTTCTATTTCTACAGAGAAAAAATAAAAACCAATAAAATTATAGTAGCACAAAAAGAAACCTTAGACGAATTGAATGCTACAAAAGACAAGCTTTTCTCTATCGTTAGTCACGATTTACGTTCTTCTGTAAATGCAATGAAGACTAGTAATACTAAACTACGAGAAAATTTAACTACTAAAAATTTAGATGAAATTGATGCACTTCTGCATCAAAACAATACCATTGCTAACAGTACCTATAATTTATTAGACAACTTATTGCACTGGGCATTATTACAAACGAAACAATCCTATTTTGAAATCATTTCTATGCGTTTGTTCTTTATTGTAGAACAAGTAGCTTTTAACTACCAACCTTTACTATTAGAAAAGAATATTCAGTTTGAGAACACTGTTTCTAAAAAAGATCTCATTTATGCTGATCAAGAATCGCTTAAAATTATTCTTCGAAATTTTTTAGACAATGCCATTAAATTTTCCAATGAAAATGGCACAATAAAAATTTATTCTCAAAACATGGATGATAACTATTGTAATTTAATTATTGAAGATAACGGAAAAGGAATGACCGAAACCACTAGAACAAATCTTCTAAAAGAGACTACCCTATTAGCTAAAAAAGAAAATGAGAATACTATTGGAACAGGTTTAGGAATGCAATTATGCAAATCGATGATTCAAAAAAATAAGGGTAAATTAGATATAGAAAGCGGATTAGGAAAAGGAACAAAAATCATCGTATCTTTGTCTAAAACCGTCCCAAATGAACAACATTAA
- a CDS encoding LytR/AlgR family response regulator transcription factor yields MNNINVLIIEDTPTESDALIKVLKANDYNVVGLATNHKDALHLFYNNKIDIAIIDIFLNGSPDGIAFAETINVVPNASKPFVFLTSSTDRQIFERAKLTKPFSYLMKPFNELELLYALELAVEKFYAQNDVFLSDEEDTVISEEYLFIKKGKSLKKVLITEIVYIEVEEKYCNIVTEKEKFVILISLTKILELLDQTIFSRTHRNYIVNTQKITEIIPSDNLILLNGGHKVTLSEKYKDIIKKVRTLK; encoded by the coding sequence ATGAACAACATTAATGTACTAATTATTGAAGACACTCCTACGGAAAGTGATGCGCTAATAAAAGTTCTAAAAGCAAATGATTATAATGTAGTCGGTTTAGCAACGAATCATAAAGATGCTTTACACTTATTTTACAACAATAAAATAGACATTGCAATCATTGATATTTTTTTAAATGGTTCTCCTGACGGTATTGCTTTTGCCGAAACAATAAACGTTGTACCAAATGCATCAAAACCTTTTGTTTTCCTTACAAGTTCTACTGATAGACAAATATTTGAACGTGCTAAATTGACAAAGCCGTTCAGTTATTTAATGAAACCTTTTAATGAACTTGAACTTCTATACGCATTAGAATTAGCTGTAGAAAAATTCTATGCACAAAATGATGTTTTCCTTAGTGATGAAGAAGACACCGTAATCAGCGAAGAATACCTATTCATTAAAAAAGGAAAATCATTAAAAAAAGTACTTATTACTGAAATAGTTTATATTGAAGTAGAAGAGAAATACTGCAATATCGTTACTGAGAAAGAAAAGTTTGTTATTCTAATTTCTTTAACTAAGATTTTAGAGCTACTTGATCAAACAATTTTTTCAAGAACACACAGAAACTACATCGTAAATACTCAAAAAATAACAGAAATTATTCCTTCCGATAATCTAATATTATTAAATGGAGGCCACAAAGTTACATTGAGCGAGAAATACAAAGACATCATAAAAAAAGTACGTACTTTAAAATAA